The Neisseria yangbaofengii genome contains a region encoding:
- the hflX gene encoding GTPase HflX: protein MSKARLFPVDKSLEKPERVMLVGVMLSADYSGTNELREQSFQTALEEAADLVRAAGGDLVQVETAKRDKAHTALFVGTGKTDELAAVVKQHDVDLAVFNHELTPTQERNLEKTLQCRVLDRVGLILAIFAKRAQSQEGGKLQVELAQLSHLSGRLVRGYGHLQSQKGGIGMKGPGETQLETDRRLIAQKIAALKKQLQEVKKQRATRRKSRQQGRLKTFAIVGYTNAGKSSLFNRLTKADVLAQDQLFATLDTTARRLFLSHDASVILTDTVGFVRDLPHKLVSAFSATLEETALADVLLHVVDASNPDFQRQIDDVNEVLHEIKAHEVPQLVVYNKIDLLPKGGRKAGVLRDHRGKAVAVNISVEKSVGLEALREVMIEYALADRPSESDSED from the coding sequence TTGAGTAAAGCCCGTTTGTTCCCCGTTGATAAATCTTTGGAAAAACCCGAGCGCGTGATGTTGGTCGGGGTAATGTTGAGTGCGGATTATTCCGGTACCAATGAATTGCGCGAGCAGTCTTTTCAGACGGCCTTGGAAGAAGCTGCCGATTTGGTGCGGGCGGCCGGCGGCGATTTGGTGCAGGTGGAAACAGCCAAACGCGATAAGGCGCATACCGCGCTGTTTGTCGGTACGGGTAAAACTGATGAATTGGCCGCAGTGGTGAAACAGCATGATGTGGATTTGGCGGTGTTCAACCACGAGCTGACACCGACGCAGGAACGCAATCTGGAAAAAACGCTGCAATGCCGTGTTTTGGATCGGGTCGGGCTGATTCTGGCTATTTTTGCCAAACGGGCGCAGTCGCAGGAAGGCGGCAAACTGCAAGTGGAACTGGCGCAGCTCTCGCATTTGAGCGGACGGCTGGTGCGCGGCTACGGGCATTTGCAGAGCCAAAAAGGCGGTATCGGCATGAAGGGGCCGGGCGAAACGCAGTTGGAAACCGACCGCCGCCTGATTGCCCAAAAAATCGCCGCCTTAAAAAAACAGCTTCAAGAAGTGAAAAAACAGCGTGCCACCCGCCGCAAATCCCGTCAGCAAGGCCGTCTGAAAACCTTTGCCATCGTCGGCTACACCAACGCCGGAAAATCCAGCCTGTTCAACCGTTTGACCAAAGCAGACGTATTGGCGCAAGACCAACTGTTCGCCACGCTCGATACCACCGCACGCCGCTTGTTTTTGTCGCATGATGCCAGTGTGATTCTCACGGATACGGTCGGCTTTGTGCGCGATTTACCTCACAAGTTGGTGTCGGCTTTTTCCGCTACTTTGGAAGAAACCGCGCTGGCGGATGTGTTGCTGCATGTAGTGGACGCATCAAATCCGGATTTTCAACGCCAAATCGATGATGTGAACGAAGTATTGCATGAAATCAAAGCGCATGAAGTGCCGCAATTGGTGGTGTACAACAAAATCGATTTGCTGCCCAAAGGCGGGCGCAAAGCCGGTGTGTTACGCGACCATCGCGGCAAGGCAGTGGCGGTGAATATTTCAGTGGAGAAAAGTGTGGGGTTGGAAGCCTTACGCGAAGTGATGATTGAATATGCACTGGCGGATAGGCCGTCTGAAAGCGATAGCGAAGATTAA
- a CDS encoding heavy metal translocating P-type ATPase — translation MKKNCFHCGLEIPEHIHLPVIYDNEEHETCCMGCQAVAQSIIDAGLGNYYKQRTADPEKAALPGQDILSQLKLYDLPEVQAEFVEVGEGDEREAVLMLGGITCAACVWLIEQQLLRLPGVIRVDLNYSTHRARVSWNNGQVALSDILLRVQSTGYTASPYDAQKVEESANKERKQFIVRLAVAGMCAMQTMMFALPTYLYGNDIEPPYLQILHWGGFLMVLPVVFYCAVPFYKGALRDFKNRRAGMDTPVAIAVLMTFAAGVYSMVQSTGEGMYFESIAMLMFFLLGGRFMEQIARRKAGDAAERLVKLVPAFCHRLKDYPNSDETEEAVVAKLQRGEMIVAKPGEVIPVDGTVLSGESEVNEAMLTGESMPVAKHVGDKVIAGTLNAAGPLIIRTDTVGSETRLSHIVKLLDRALAQKPRVAELAEKYASNFVAAELILAVPVFIGWALYADAQTALWITVALLVITCPCALSLATPTALAASTGVLAKDGVLIGGKNALEALGQIDDVVFDKTGTLTRGELSVSRIIALGRLNNEDGLAIAQALEQQSEHPIARAILNHTPDKTCSDGLDVGQRVNRVGHGVSAQITFGGQTQVWALGRAGFVAEIAGTLPPGADIEHNGSMVFLGNQSGFQTAFLLEDEIKAGASEMLAGLKAKGIRLHLLSGDRKAAVAHVARTLALDAYQAEATPEDKLNYVESLQKQGHKVLMVGDGINDAPVLAQSDVSVAVAGGADVARDGADVVLLNDDIRIMPLMIEQARRTRQIIQQNLTWATAYNLIAVPLAVLGYVKPWIAALGMSLSSLLVLGNALRLLKRK, via the coding sequence ATGAAGAAAAATTGTTTTCACTGCGGGCTCGAAATCCCCGAGCATATACATTTACCCGTCATTTATGACAATGAAGAGCACGAAACATGCTGTATGGGTTGTCAGGCGGTGGCGCAAAGCATCATTGATGCCGGCTTGGGCAACTACTATAAACAGCGCACCGCCGATCCGGAAAAAGCCGCTTTGCCCGGGCAGGATATTTTGTCGCAACTCAAGCTCTATGATCTGCCTGAGGTGCAGGCCGAATTTGTCGAAGTGGGCGAGGGTGACGAGCGCGAAGCGGTGTTGATGCTGGGCGGCATTACTTGTGCGGCTTGTGTTTGGCTGATTGAGCAGCAATTGCTGCGCCTGCCTGGGGTAATACGCGTGGATTTGAATTACAGCACCCACCGCGCGCGCGTATCGTGGAATAACGGCCAAGTTGCGCTTTCCGATATTTTATTGCGCGTACAGTCAACCGGTTATACCGCGTCGCCTTATGATGCGCAAAAAGTGGAAGAATCGGCCAATAAAGAGCGCAAGCAATTTATCGTGCGCTTGGCGGTGGCGGGCATGTGTGCCATGCAGACCATGATGTTTGCTTTGCCGACTTATCTCTACGGCAACGACATCGAACCGCCGTATCTGCAAATTCTGCACTGGGGCGGGTTTTTAATGGTGTTGCCGGTGGTGTTTTATTGTGCCGTGCCGTTTTATAAAGGTGCGCTGCGTGATTTTAAAAACCGCCGCGCCGGTATGGATACGCCGGTTGCGATTGCGGTGTTGATGACGTTTGCCGCCGGTGTTTACAGCATGGTGCAAAGCACCGGCGAAGGCATGTATTTCGAATCGATTGCCATGCTGATGTTTTTCCTGCTCGGCGGCCGTTTTATGGAACAAATCGCGCGGCGGAAAGCCGGTGACGCGGCGGAACGCCTGGTAAAACTTGTGCCTGCGTTTTGCCACCGCCTGAAAGATTATCCGAATAGCGATGAAACCGAGGAAGCCGTGGTTGCCAAATTGCAGCGCGGCGAAATGATTGTGGCGAAGCCGGGCGAAGTGATTCCGGTCGACGGCACGGTATTATCGGGCGAAAGCGAAGTGAACGAAGCCATGCTTACCGGCGAGAGCATGCCCGTAGCTAAGCACGTTGGCGATAAAGTGATTGCCGGTACGCTCAATGCCGCCGGCCCGCTGATTATCCGCACCGATACCGTCGGCAGCGAAACGCGCTTGTCACACATCGTTAAACTGCTCGACCGCGCCTTGGCGCAAAAACCACGCGTGGCTGAGCTGGCCGAAAAATATGCATCTAATTTTGTTGCGGCCGAATTGATTTTGGCGGTTCCCGTATTTATCGGCTGGGCATTATACGCCGATGCACAAACCGCCTTGTGGATTACCGTGGCGCTGTTGGTGATTACCTGTCCGTGCGCCTTATCGCTGGCCACACCGACTGCGCTGGCGGCTTCCACCGGCGTGCTCGCCAAAGACGGCGTGTTGATTGGTGGCAAAAATGCCCTTGAAGCCTTGGGACAGATTGATGATGTGGTGTTCGACAAAACCGGCACACTTACGCGCGGCGAATTATCCGTCAGCCGCATCATCGCTTTAGGCCGTCTGAATAATGAAGATGGCTTAGCCATCGCACAAGCTTTGGAACAGCAATCCGAGCATCCGATTGCGCGCGCGATTTTGAATCACACGCCTGATAAAACGTGTTCGGACGGCCTGGATGTCGGCCAGCGGGTAAACCGGGTAGGCCACGGTGTCAGCGCGCAAATTACCTTTGGCGGACAAACACAAGTCTGGGCATTGGGGCGTGCCGGATTTGTCGCCGAAATCGCCGGCACATTGCCGCCGGGTGCCGACATCGAACACAACGGCAGCATGGTGTTTCTCGGCAACCAAAGCGGCTTTCAGACGGCCTTTTTACTGGAAGACGAAATCAAAGCCGGCGCGTCGGAAATGTTGGCCGGTTTGAAAGCCAAAGGCATCCGCCTGCATTTATTGAGCGGTGATAGAAAAGCTGCCGTCGCCCATGTTGCTCGAACCTTGGCTTTGGATGCTTATCAAGCCGAAGCCACGCCGGAAGATAAATTGAACTATGTCGAATCGCTGCAAAAACAAGGCCATAAAGTATTGATGGTAGGCGACGGCATCAACGACGCGCCTGTGTTGGCGCAGTCTGATGTATCCGTGGCGGTGGCCGGCGGCGCCGATGTGGCGCGCGACGGTGCCGATGTGGTGTTGCTCAACGACGATATACGCATCATGCCGCTGATGATCGAGCAAGCCCGGCGCACACGCCAAATCATTCAGCAAAACCTGACTTGGGCAACGGCTTACAACCTGATTGCCGTGCCGCTGGCGGTGTTGGGCTATGTCAAACCATGGATTGCCGCGCTGGGCATGAGCTTGAGTTCACTGCTGGTGTTGGGGAATGCGTTAAGGTTGTTGAAACGCAAGTAG
- a CDS encoding LysR family transcriptional regulator, which yields MPVQTAFIHAMQTIKTLDLNLLKALNALLDERNVTRAAEKLSISQPAMSGMLTRLRDSFNDPLFIRTQHGILPTDRALGLAIPVKQILDQAQGLLTEPEFDPARAELKINIAASDYAMCTIITPLLSILHHQAPNIQINVALLNPRSMQEDLERGKLDFVLATPGQAPDNLHVRILFDDHYVCAVRTGHPILQQDRQPDLTAFRILQHVTASSEDNAYNNTPARVLDDLGLNRRVSVQSALVLPDIVRHSNLCALIPYRLIAEHADISHFTPPVDITGFSNALVWHERTHRNPAHQWLRDLMAKSCQSIEGRLKPIFQTAFD from the coding sequence TTGCCCGTTCAGACGGCCTTTATCCACGCCATGCAAACCATCAAAACCCTAGACCTGAACCTGCTCAAAGCCCTTAACGCCCTGCTTGACGAGCGCAACGTCACCCGCGCCGCCGAGAAGCTTTCCATATCGCAACCGGCCATGAGCGGAATGCTTACCCGCCTGCGCGACAGCTTCAACGACCCGCTGTTTATCCGCACCCAACACGGTATTTTGCCCACCGACCGTGCTTTGGGTTTGGCCATTCCTGTGAAGCAGATTCTCGATCAGGCCCAAGGCTTGTTGACCGAACCCGAATTCGACCCTGCCCGTGCCGAACTCAAAATCAACATCGCCGCCAGCGATTACGCCATGTGCACCATCATCACGCCTTTACTGTCTATACTGCACCACCAAGCGCCCAACATTCAAATCAACGTTGCCTTACTCAATCCGCGCAGCATGCAGGAAGATTTGGAACGCGGCAAGCTCGATTTTGTACTGGCCACGCCCGGACAAGCGCCGGACAATCTGCATGTGCGCATCTTGTTTGACGACCATTACGTCTGCGCCGTGCGCACAGGCCACCCTATTTTGCAGCAAGACCGCCAGCCCGATTTAACTGCATTTCGCATCTTGCAGCATGTTACCGCTTCATCAGAAGACAATGCCTACAACAACACGCCCGCCCGCGTCCTAGACGACCTCGGCCTCAACCGCCGCGTATCGGTGCAAAGCGCATTGGTGCTGCCCGATATCGTGCGCCACAGCAATTTATGCGCCCTCATCCCTTACCGCCTGATTGCCGAACACGCCGATATCAGCCATTTTACGCCGCCGGTCGATATTACCGGATTCAGCAATGCCTTAGTGTGGCACGAACGCACCCACCGCAATCCGGCACACCAATGGCTGCGTGATTTAATGGCAAAAAGCTGCCAGTCAATCGAAGGCCGTCTGAAACCCATTTTTCAGACGGCCTTCGATTGA
- the cysD gene encoding sulfate adenylyltransferase subunit CysD, which produces MKQTILSLFQTVCLQYALSSTTQKRNRMSIQNHHLDWLEAESIHIIREVIAEAKNPALLFSGGKDSVVLLSLAVKAFQIEGRPLKLPFKLLHVDTGHNYPEVIQFRDETVARTGVQLVVGSVEESIRKGTVVLRRETDSRNAAQAITLVETIEEQGFDALMGGARRDEEKARAKERIFSFRDEFGQWDPKNQRPELWSLYNTRLFQGENMRVFPISNWTELDIWQYIAREKLALPPIYYTHKREVVERDGLLIPVTPLTPKRDADVSVIRDVRFRTVGDISCTAPVASTAATPEDIIAETASATISERSATRMDDRVSEAAMEERKKAGYF; this is translated from the coding sequence ATCAAACAAACCATTCTTTCCCTTTTTCAGACCGTCTGTTTACAGTATGCACTATCAAGCACTACACAAAAGAGAAACCGCATGTCTATCCAAAACCACCATCTCGACTGGCTTGAAGCCGAATCCATCCACATTATCCGCGAAGTCATCGCCGAGGCCAAGAATCCAGCGTTGCTGTTTTCCGGCGGCAAAGATTCTGTTGTGTTGCTGTCGCTGGCGGTAAAGGCGTTTCAAATCGAGGGGCGTCCGCTGAAATTGCCGTTTAAACTGCTGCATGTCGATACCGGCCACAATTATCCCGAAGTGATTCAGTTCCGCGATGAAACCGTAGCGCGCACGGGTGTACAGTTGGTGGTGGGCAGCGTGGAAGAATCCATCCGTAAAGGCACGGTCGTTTTGCGTCGGGAAACCGATTCGCGCAACGCCGCGCAAGCGATTACCTTAGTGGAAACCATTGAAGAACAGGGTTTTGACGCGCTGATGGGCGGCGCACGCCGTGACGAAGAGAAAGCGCGTGCGAAAGAGCGGATTTTCTCGTTCCGAGACGAATTCGGCCAATGGGATCCGAAAAACCAACGCCCTGAATTGTGGTCGCTTTACAATACCCGATTATTCCAAGGCGAAAACATGCGCGTGTTCCCGATTTCCAACTGGACGGAACTCGACATCTGGCAATACATCGCACGCGAAAAACTCGCCCTGCCGCCGATTTACTACACCCACAAACGCGAAGTGGTCGAGCGCGACGGCCTGCTGATTCCGGTAACCCCGCTCACGCCGAAACGCGACGCCGACGTATCCGTGATTCGTGACGTACGCTTCCGCACCGTCGGCGACATTTCCTGCACCGCCCCTGTCGCCAGTACCGCCGCCACACCGGAAGACATCATCGCCGAAACCGCTTCCGCCACCATTTCCGAGCGCAGCGCCACCCGCATGGACGACCGCGTTTCCGAAGCGGCGATGGAAGAGCGCAAAAAAGCAGGCTATTTCTAA
- a CDS encoding SDR family oxidoreductase — translation MPTLSNKTIIVTGASQGLGEQVAKAYAAAGATVILIARHQKRLEKVYDAIVEAGHAEPYAICFDLLTAEDKEFDQLAATVAEATQGKLDGIVHCASYFNALSPLDFQTVPDWIKQFRINTIAPMGLTRAFSPLLKESPDASVVFVSESHGETPQAYWGGFGASKAALNYLGKVIADEWERFPNLRANILVPGPINSPQRIKSHPGEAQSERKTYEDVLPQFIWWASEESKGRSGEIVYL, via the coding sequence ATGCCGACACTCAGCAATAAAACCATCATCGTAACCGGCGCATCTCAAGGTTTGGGCGAACAAGTGGCCAAGGCATATGCCGCTGCAGGCGCTACCGTGATTCTGATTGCGCGCCACCAAAAGCGTTTGGAAAAAGTGTACGACGCGATTGTCGAAGCCGGCCACGCCGAGCCTTACGCCATCTGCTTTGACCTCTTGACCGCCGAAGACAAAGAATTCGACCAATTGGCCGCCACCGTAGCCGAAGCCACCCAAGGCAAACTTGACGGCATCGTGCATTGCGCCAGCTATTTCAACGCTCTGTCGCCATTAGATTTCCAAACCGTGCCGGATTGGATCAAGCAATTCCGCATCAACACCATCGCTCCGATGGGTTTGACCCGCGCCTTTTCGCCCTTGCTGAAAGAATCGCCGGATGCTTCAGTCGTGTTCGTCAGCGAAAGCCACGGCGAAACCCCGCAAGCCTACTGGGGCGGCTTCGGCGCCTCCAAAGCCGCGCTCAACTACTTGGGCAAAGTCATCGCCGACGAATGGGAGCGCTTCCCCAACCTGCGCGCCAATATCTTGGTGCCGGGCCCGATTAACTCGCCGCAACGCATCAAATCCCACCCCGGCGAAGCGCAAAGCGAACGCAAAACCTATGAAGACGTGTTGCCGCAATTCATTTGGTGGGCGAGCGAAGAAAGTAAAGGCCGCAGCGGCGAGATTGTTTATTTGTAA
- a CDS encoding strictosidine synthase, which translates to MKKIITLLLSSLLSVSSFAAPAVFPVSTSVNHEAKLSSTILLWMRADKPRQVSMDRWAGPHAKIISANPSLSEYRQLHFKEVNTGLWPAIEGVQTQIPADRKIDGVADVTLKSYDAIALGEKQSRLAQADEINLFSRTLLYAASPDNSKWYQLNAQPTQTRVMVFIRKRDGISESLFQQFINQELAPSLANLNANGLTELRSHVYGKYNQAQWDSPNVAHDNPPEAQFQAALILGFQSPQAMTEFFESEALKPISQRLAQFSQAVHAYQLEKTLIFIDNGKQMPAR; encoded by the coding sequence ATGAAAAAAATCATCACTTTATTATTGAGTTCATTATTGAGCGTAAGCAGTTTCGCCGCTCCTGCCGTTTTCCCTGTTTCAACGTCTGTTAATCACGAAGCCAAGCTCTCTTCAACTATTTTATTGTGGATGCGTGCCGATAAACCACGCCAAGTGAGTATGGACAGATGGGCAGGGCCACACGCCAAAATTATTAGTGCCAATCCAAGTTTGAGCGAATACCGCCAATTACATTTTAAGGAAGTGAATACAGGGCTGTGGCCTGCGATAGAAGGCGTGCAAACCCAAATTCCTGCGGACAGAAAAATAGACGGCGTTGCCGATGTAACGTTAAAAAGCTATGATGCCATCGCCCTTGGCGAAAAACAAAGCCGACTGGCACAAGCCGATGAAATCAATTTATTTTCACGCACGCTGTTATATGCAGCTTCGCCTGATAACTCAAAATGGTATCAACTTAACGCACAACCGACACAAACACGCGTGATGGTGTTTATTCGCAAGCGTGATGGAATCAGTGAATCACTTTTCCAACAGTTTATCAACCAAGAACTTGCCCCAAGCCTGGCGAATTTAAATGCTAACGGTTTAACCGAACTTCGCAGCCACGTTTATGGCAAATACAATCAAGCCCAATGGGATTCGCCCAATGTGGCACACGACAATCCGCCGGAAGCACAATTTCAAGCGGCGTTAATTTTAGGTTTTCAAAGCCCTCAAGCGATGACTGAGTTTTTTGAAAGCGAGGCTCTTAAACCAATTTCACAACGCCTTGCTCAATTCAGCCAAGCAGTTCACGCCTATCAACTGGAAAAAACACTAATATTTATCGACAATGGAAAGCAAATGCCAGCACGCTAG
- a CDS encoding glutathione S-transferase, producing the protein MITLHALTQSRAYRIAWLLELLNLDYQANVVARDEATKLAPESLRQIHPLGKSPLLQDGDLTLPESGAIVEYLISRYGKDSTLKPATDSAAYPDYLFWLHYAEGSLMPLLVMSLVFRKIDEKPMPFFARPIAHKITGGVKESFLQPQLKLHLTFIEGRLKNQTWLLGDTLTAADVMMSFPLQAALARSALDLPNIAAYVQRIETHAAYRRAEAKLGHLSLL; encoded by the coding sequence ATGATTACCCTCCACGCCCTCACCCAATCGCGCGCCTACCGCATCGCTTGGCTGCTCGAATTGCTCAATCTCGATTATCAGGCCAATGTCGTTGCACGCGACGAAGCCACCAAGCTCGCGCCGGAAAGCCTGCGCCAAATCCATCCTTTGGGCAAATCGCCGCTGCTGCAAGACGGTGATTTGACGCTGCCCGAAAGCGGCGCGATCGTGGAATATCTCATTAGCCGCTACGGTAAAGATTCCACGCTCAAACCGGCAACAGACAGCGCGGCTTACCCCGACTACCTGTTTTGGCTGCACTATGCCGAAGGCTCGCTGATGCCGCTGTTGGTGATGTCGCTCGTGTTCCGCAAGATTGATGAAAAACCGATGCCGTTTTTCGCACGCCCGATTGCGCACAAAATCACCGGCGGCGTAAAGGAAAGCTTCCTGCAGCCGCAACTCAAACTACATTTGACCTTTATCGAAGGCCGTCTGAAAAACCAAACTTGGCTCTTGGGCGACACACTCACCGCCGCCGACGTAATGATGAGCTTTCCGCTGCAGGCCGCCCTTGCACGCAGCGCGCTGGATTTGCCGAATATTGCGGCCTATGTGCAGCGGATTGAAACCCATGCTGCTTATCGACGCGCCGAAGCCAAACTCGGGCACTTGAGCCTGTTGTAA
- the hpnE gene encoding hydroxysqualene dehydroxylase HpnE, with translation MFPNQQSKPKIAVIGAGWAGLSAAVKLVHRADVALFEAGKLAGGRARSFGGDKGGFSFLDNGQHIMIGAYHGVLALMKQIGVREQNAFVRLPLQWYLHDGLRFQTASLPAPWHILFGLLRGKNLSFSYKIKLLRDMRALQSRHRSNLPDTSVGAWLNQRETPRKLIAQFWQPLVWGALNTPLEQASLNILCNVLSDGVWTDKAGSDYLLPKTDLGNIIAEPALAFLRERGADIHMETRVPRLETLPNGQVSVNSETFDAAILAVAPYHAAALLPSETPDYIQTAYQNIEYCPITTVYLRYNEPLKLPAAMTGFAQGTAQWLIARGALGLPPQEIAAVVSVCDRVGAVKTDEWAAKIHADIKRVCPDIGEPAAYRVITEKRATVAATANRRLPDLAWLHHCKIYPCGDYLHPRYPATLEAAVQSGAAAADFCLQEWTNSGRFDDGFSDTLFFRRANI, from the coding sequence ATGTTTCCTAATCAACAGTCCAAACCCAAAATTGCTGTCATCGGTGCCGGATGGGCCGGTTTATCGGCGGCGGTAAAGCTCGTGCACCGTGCAGATGTTGCGCTGTTTGAAGCTGGCAAGCTGGCGGGCGGGCGGGCACGTTCGTTTGGCGGTGATAAGGGCGGTTTTTCGTTTTTGGACAATGGCCAGCACATTATGATTGGGGCGTATCACGGTGTGTTGGCTTTGATGAAGCAAATCGGTGTGCGCGAGCAGAATGCGTTTGTGCGGTTGCCGCTGCAATGGTATCTGCACGACGGTTTGCGTTTTCAGACGGCCTCCCTGCCTGCGCCTTGGCATATTTTGTTTGGCTTACTGCGAGGCAAAAATCTTTCGTTTTCTTATAAAATCAAATTATTACGCGATATGCGCGCGCTGCAAAGCCGCCACCGATCAAACCTGCCCGACACCAGTGTCGGCGCATGGCTGAATCAGCGCGAAACGCCGCGCAAACTGATTGCCCAGTTCTGGCAGCCATTGGTGTGGGGCGCGCTCAATACGCCGCTGGAGCAGGCAAGTTTGAATATTTTGTGTAACGTGCTTTCAGACGGCGTGTGGACAGATAAGGCCGGTAGCGACTATCTGCTGCCGAAAACGGATTTGGGCAACATCATTGCCGAGCCTGCCTTGGCCTTCCTGCGTGAACGCGGCGCGGACATTCACATGGAAACGCGCGTGCCGCGTTTGGAAACCTTACCTAACGGCCAAGTATCGGTCAACAGCGAGACATTTGATGCGGCGATCTTGGCCGTGGCGCCTTATCATGCCGCAGCCTTGTTGCCGTCTGAAACGCCGGATTATATTCAGACGGCCTACCAAAATATCGAATATTGCCCGATTACCACCGTGTATCTGCGCTATAACGAACCGCTCAAGCTGCCTGCGGCGATGACGGGCTTTGCCCAAGGCACGGCGCAATGGCTGATTGCACGCGGTGCGCTCGGTTTGCCGCCTCAGGAAATTGCCGCTGTGGTAAGCGTGTGCGACCGTGTCGGTGCGGTAAAAACAGACGAATGGGCGGCCAAAATCCATGCCGATATCAAACGCGTTTGTCCCGATATCGGCGAACCGGCCGCCTACCGCGTGATTACGGAAAAACGCGCCACCGTCGCCGCCACAGCCAATCGCCGCCTTCCTGATTTGGCTTGGCTGCATCACTGCAAAATCTACCCCTGCGGCGACTACCTGCACCCGCGCTATCCGGCGACGCTGGAAGCGGCGGTTCAATCAGGCGCAGCCGCGGCGGATTTTTGCTTACAAGAATGGACAAACAGCGGCCGTTTTGACGACGGTTTTTCCGATACGCTGTTTTTCCGCAGAGCAAACATTTGA
- the hpnD gene encoding presqualene diphosphate synthase HpnD, whose amino-acid sequence MQPIEYCRQKAAESGSSFLSGFKFLPEHRRDAMTALYAFCRELDDAVDDCSDKNIAQTTLNWWRLDLARAFSDGLPEHPVNQALQPVARTFNLPQSEFVELIDGMQMDLDQARYATFEELKLYCRRAAGVVGCLIARILGFTNPQTLDYADQMGLALQLTNIIRDVGEDARNGRIYLPMEELQRFNVPAAAIMQYQPTPEFGELMGFQIQRARDTYRQALALLPAADKKNQKVGLVMAAIYYALLNEIERDGAQNVLKYKIAIPSPRKKRIALKTWVFGFRIRSNGKGRMF is encoded by the coding sequence GTGCAACCCATCGAATACTGCCGCCAAAAAGCCGCCGAAAGCGGTTCCAGCTTTTTATCGGGCTTCAAATTCCTGCCCGAACACAGGCGCGATGCAATGACGGCGTTATACGCTTTTTGCCGCGAGCTCGACGATGCAGTCGATGATTGCAGCGACAAAAACATCGCCCAAACCACGCTCAACTGGTGGCGCCTCGACTTGGCGCGCGCCTTTTCAGACGGCCTGCCCGAACACCCGGTCAACCAAGCCTTACAGCCCGTTGCCCGCACCTTCAATCTGCCGCAAAGCGAATTTGTCGAACTCATCGACGGCATGCAGATGGATTTGGATCAAGCCCGCTACGCCACGTTTGAGGAACTCAAACTTTACTGCCGCCGCGCCGCCGGTGTAGTCGGCTGCCTGATTGCCCGCATTTTAGGCTTTACTAACCCACAAACCCTTGATTACGCCGACCAAATGGGCTTGGCGCTGCAACTGACCAACATCATCCGCGATGTCGGCGAAGATGCCCGCAACGGCCGCATCTACCTGCCGATGGAAGAGCTGCAACGCTTCAACGTACCCGCCGCCGCCATCATGCAATATCAGCCCACGCCCGAATTCGGCGAACTTATGGGCTTTCAAATCCAACGCGCGCGCGACACCTACCGCCAAGCCCTCGCCCTATTGCCCGCCGCCGACAAAAAAAACCAAAAAGTCGGCTTGGTGATGGCTGCGATTTATTATGCCTTATTAAACGAAATCGAACGCGACGGCGCACAGAATGTGTTGAAATACAAAATCGCCATTCCTTCACCGAGAAAGAAACGGATTGCGCTGAAAACTTGGGTGTTTGGGTTTAGGATTCGATCAAATGGAAAAGGCCGGATGTTTTAA